GGTATAAGGctataaatcatgtttttgtggCATCAGTTGTCATGGTTACTGTTACCGTGGTTTCCTGCAGCCCTGATGACCTGCTGAACGCTCTGAATGAGGGAATCAGCCGCGCTGATGTCATCATCACCTCAGGGGGCGTGTCCATGGGGGAAAAGGTACAAGAGCTCATGCATGTGCTCCATGAATTTAGTTGACAGCTTTTTAATGACAAACTCTGTTTTAGGAAGATGCATGGTAAAGCATGACACTTTGAGTTTAATTTAGTAATAACTGCTTTATACTGACATCTAGTGGCTGGATTGCAGTAAGACTGTCACATTAAAGAGATTTACTGCTAAAGAAACGAGGTGCCTAGTACTTTAATTACATTAAAGAAGAAAACAGTGTTTATACAATTAATACAGTCACGcattggtaatatatatatatatatatatatattgcttccattgtcctcatttgtaagtcgctttggataaaatgactaaatgtaaatgtatatcaatacttattttttttcagtgtttatacaattatttttttaattggagttTAGGCAGATCATTAAGGAACAGGTACTTGATATCGACCTTCATGCTCAGATACACTTTGGACGTGTCTTCATGAAACCAGGGTGAGTTTTTGAAGAAACAGGTGACATCTGGGTGAAGATTGTACGAGTAATGCAGAATCAGTGTGTTTTCACTTCTGAAACCTCATGAAATTAACCAAAcactttaatttaatgaaaacttaaataaaaagaacTCCAGAAAGCAGATTTGAATTTGAGTCAGTTTAATCCATAGTACCTCATTTTACCaccattttattcaaatatatttgttttacacaatttttttattggcatttatttttattataaattaaaatgtagatattttatttaaattaatagaataataaaatagaatagtttttaatactgttattattacataataGTCTTTATCCACTTCAATTGGAGCAAAATTGAatctaaaaaaaacttcaaattgaATATCAGTTCATTTAATCCGTAGtactacattttattaattttattttattttaagcatgtattttattaaaaggttttattaacatttatttagttttaaattactattctatttttttttatccattttaattaaaaattccaaaaagacAGCCTGGATGTCAGTCCATTTAATCCATAGGACTAtatcttatttcattttattttactctacTTTATTTTcaaaggtatttttattttatttaaatgaagtggTCTCACTTCAGATGACTTAGGAGCGATCACATGCTCTCAGTGTGAAAACGCCCTGATCTTGAGTGTCAAATGATGAAAATGAGTTCACGCGGGTATTGAGCTCTGGTTTGTCTTCCGTTAGTCTCCCCACAACATTTGCCACTCTTGATATGGACGGGTCTCGAAAACTTATCTTTGCTCTGCCAGGTAGGGACGGTGAGAGAGTTTATTGGtgtattttttcaaaacacaTACTAGTCTGTAATCTCAACACATAGATTTGGCTATTTTTTCATGTATTAGTGAATGATCTGTGCATTTGTGGCTCTCTGGTGATTCACAGGTAACCCTGTGTCAGCGGTCGTAACATGTAACCTCTTCGTCATTCCTGCCTTGAGGAAGATGCAGGGAATCTTAGACCCGCGACCCACCATAATAAAAGCCAGGGTAAGACCACCTTCAACTTTACATAGAATAAGGACCTTTATAGAGAGAGCACtttataagtttggggtcagtaggattctTCTgctcatatacagtacagtaaaaatacagtaaaaactgtaatattgtgaaatattattacaatttaaaataactgttctctattgttatatatagtaatatgtaatttatttctgtgatgcgcggctgtattttcagcatcattactccagtcttcagtgtcacatgatcttcagaaatcattctaatatgctgatttgatgctcaagaaacatttctgattattatcaatgatgaaaacagttgtgttgccaAACTTGTCTGTGAAAACTGAGATacattctttttttcaggattctttccaggaaagttaaaaagagcaccagttattagaaatattatttgtttgtaatattataaatgtctttactgtcacttttgttcaaatgaatgcatccttgctggataaaagtattcatttaaaaaaaataaaagaatgtgtCAATGCATGAACTTCAAAACATTAATTGCAAAACATTCAAATCTATTGACAGCCTTAATAACAGAATCTAAATTGTGCTTAATTGTTTCCAGTTGTCATGTGATGTGAAGCTGGATCCACGTCCGGAATATCACCGCTGTATTTTGACATGGCACCATCAGGAACCTCTGCCATGGGCACAGAGCACAGGtcacacattatattattattattattattattattattattattacagaagtCTCTCAGAACTGACCTGCATTATTTTGCCTATACATTGCTGGTAAATCACACGCATATGCTACAGAATTGCAACTTAATGTTTTTCACTTGCCATTGGCtaatacattgttttattatttatttttttatgttaatatagtttttttgtttatttcaattttagttatttttgtacatcaagtTCAATTAAAAAGTAGAAATGGCAAAGCAGCTAAGTTTaaggggttttattttatttctgttaaagttTAAACTATTTCAAGttacaaaaatgttgtttatggttttagttacaACTATAGTAACCCTGATCCATATATTTTCATGCATGGTCGCCAGGTTTTAATTGTTAATTACTAAATTTCTATCACTAAAAATGCTGATTgcctgttgttttaaaaatgtatattatgtaaaaaaaaatgtaattttgtgaagAGAAGCTGAATTGATTtgggatatatttttaaaagaaatgcataaaataatataaaaatatatgataaatttACTGCTGTTTAAATGTCTAATTTATTAGTGTATATATGTCCTAATGTTAAAGAGTGTGTAGAGGGTTGCTATTTTCTCTTATTGTGGATATAGCAAGATGCACGTTGTTTCTTCTGACATTAGTGGTTTCTGGTTGAAGgcagtatatgtgaccctggagcacaaaagcagtcataagtagcacggatatatttgtagcaatagccagcaatacattgtatgggtcaaaatgatcgatttttcttttatgcaaaaaatcattagggtcATAGGTTCATATTcataggatattaagtaaagatcatgttccattaagctATTTTGTAAATTGCctatcataaatatatcaaaacttaatttttgattagtaatatgcattgctaagaacttaatttgaacaactttaaaggtgattttctcaatatttaggaattttgtatttatttattttatttttttgcacccttagattccagattttttaaatagtcgtatctcagacaaatattgtcctcctaacaaaccatacataaatggCAAGCTTatctattcagctttcagattatgtataaatctcaatttcccaAAGTTGCCCCTTAAGCTTGTGGCCaggctccagggtcacatattttcacgcttttctctgtctcttcttCCTCCAGGGAACCAGGTTAGCAGCAGACTCATGAGCATGCGCAGCGCTAACGGACTCCTGATGCTACCTCCCAAAACCGAGCAATACGTGGAGCTGCACAAGGGCGAGGTGGTGGACGTCATGGTCATCGGCCGTCTATGATGTCACGGCAGCAGGCCGACGGACGGAGAGCGACGGGTGGTTCACGGTGCATGTTCACATATCATTGACTGTAATATGCAACGGCACATCTAGTTTTTATTGATTTGGATAACGCTGAAGTATAGTCAACATCTTGATCACAAAACTAGAtacatatgagaaaaaaaaattatttcaaagaaagaaaaaatatacttttaaattataaaatctaattataaaaagacatttattctgtattattattaattattattattgcattttcttctcattattattaattattattattattatattaaggcAACTTTGTTCTTTTCATTGCAGTTGCTTTGTGTGTTCAATGCTAGATCTTATAGCTGTAGCATTTTAATAGAAACTGAAGGTGCCTGccaggagagagaaaaaataaaaaaagaagaacattaTTTCCCcgttttaatgcaaaaatatctgaaaaacgAGCGCTTTTGTTTTCGGACGCGGGGAAGGAACTCGACGACTTCTGGACACTGGAGGGTGGCACTTTTTGTCTTACGTGTCATTGACGTGACACTTTTACTTTTTCTCCCATTAGTAGGCATCATTATGACATCACAAAGAGCTTTGCTTGTCGTTTATATCTCGTGAGTCTTGTTTGTGTGCGCAGTGCCAAACGCGTGGGTGCACGAAGGGCGTGCGTGGGGGAACACGGGCCTGGTCACCCAATCCCTGAAGCTTCCTTATAATCACATGACCTGGTGTAGCCCCGCCCCCGTCCCCCCAGGGGGCGGAGTCACAGGCGAacgttttatttgaatatactttaaaaaagacTAGGAAAAAAAGAAACCACAGCTTATTTAAGTGCTGACTGCCTTTTTAATCAACTAcacaaaatgtacagtaaaaaacgAACAATTGAATTGTACAGATAAATGTGACCAGCACTGCGGAATATGACCAAGCAATGAGGAGACATTGAACAAATCTGTATAATAACATTTTCTGTAACAATAAGAATCTAATGAGAgagaatacaataataaaatccttgatcattatataaaaatagcatTGTGGAATTTtcttgtaataaaatgaataaaaacataattcctTAATgtgtgtgatttctttttttttttttttctttttttttacacattttatgttgTGCCAATTGACCATTCTCTGCAGTGTTTTGGACAGCTtatatttaatggttttttaTAGCAATTTCATCATAAATTTCAGATATTATTAGTCTGGAATCAAATCTGAGTTGTAGTTATAGATAAACATCATTTCTCGTACAGTAACTTTTGTAATTGTGTTCAATGGCTGAGACTGATGGATATTGAgattttggggggaaaattgTTAtagaaataagattttttttcaatatttacttctaaaaagaatgttaaatataaaaatatatataataaaccatatgtgttttttgtaagtaaaaaaatgaatagctatatatatatatatatatatatatatatatacacacacacatacacatactatatttctttatttttaacctgatatgaatatatttatcatttttaatgtatatattacaaatatatatatatatatatatatatatatatacaaattgtgtgtgtgtgttaattttaatgtaaaatttataattatataactgtggaacacattacactatttatatttacagacacatatacttattatctaacacacatacttagtgtacacttaaattattatttttttgcacataatatacctgtacatacataactgctcgtaatatatctgccatacaattgtcaatttgtatattgtcattccttacctactgatttgtattttttgtatttttttattcttttattgtgtgttttttgtttctgtcattctcttgcactgcggagcttctgcttctgtcacgaaaacaaattcctcgtatgtgtaaacatacctggcaataaagctcattcattcattcattcattctgattcattcattctgaTATCAATATActataatacaacaaaatattaatttacagtctctaataatatatatgattcatatacatcatatatgtatcatattattataatattactaacATACTGTTTATCATGCTATCTCAATTTTATGTTAGATAATTTATCTGACTTTATTACTCCAAAGAACATGATATTTGTTAACAAATTTGATTTATATACAAATTTGTAGCCTGTATAGgttatgaaatatgaataaaaatgatatgtTTAGTTGTAGAAACTATCAGACGGTCAGATGTTGGTCAGACTCGTGGTCTGTCGGGTTTAGAGCAGATTACTGAACTCATGAAGTCACCGCTCATCCACATTAGCCTCAGACGCCTGAGCTGTGGACACTCACACGTCCACTGGACCTGAGTGAAAACACCACTGGAATCACTGCTTTCTTCACCAGCAGCAGCCACTCCATGCACACAGTGAGTAATGGCTTTATCAGGATAGAGTCAGTAGTTTTGTTTGtattcattgcattgcattgactCTGTTACGGTTCCTTTGCTTTTAGTTGATGTTGGGCTGCTGTATGTTAATGTTTGCTCACAGAAAGGTCAAAGGTTCAAACCCCACAAGGGTTGATACATAACCATCCACACTGTGTTCATCTGTCagctttgcattaaaaatgcattgaaattgAAGTGAAATTCAGCTGTGGATGAGCATCAGTGCAGGTCAGGAAGGACTAGAGGAAAACGTGTGAGAGCTTAAAAAGTTTATCTACATTAGAGGCTCTTAAAAGGTCTCAGGGGTCAATTACTGCTGTATTTATCGAAACTGTTACGGGTGGTTTAATAACCACATGCTATGAAGTGAAAAGGTGAAATGAGCTGATCAGAATTCAATATTTCACTCAATCCCTCACAAAAATTAGCAAATGTACCTTAAGTTTCTGTCAAAATACCATAGTTACTCACAGAAGCTTgctttctgtcattttattttttaaatcagtgatgCTAATATCATGTTTCAACAGTTTTATTAACAATTTTCATACAGAAATGgcaagtaatgttttattaaatatgaaatttgaacATTGAAATAGTAGCtacatactccaataatcattgttttatttataaaattgaaaatcatttttagagTGTTAACAGTGgcattttgttcatgtttgtaaGGCATGTTTGGTAAGGTTGAAGTTATTTATAGGCTACTCTATTTGTAGATCAACTGTCCTTTAATTAGATGTGAAGTAGTAAGAGATTATCTGTTAGTATTAATTTAGATATTGTGTTTTATGGGAGATATGAACATAACAGGTGTCCATGCAGCTTGTCTAAATCCTCTTGAATGTTTAAGGAATTAATTTCTTTCCCTGAAACCTGCTTGTAGCTCGATTTATGTGAGTCTGCAGGTCctagtgattgtgtgtgtgtg
The sequence above is drawn from the Cyprinus carpio isolate SPL01 chromosome B20, ASM1834038v1, whole genome shotgun sequence genome and encodes:
- the LOC109113708 gene encoding gephyrin-like, which codes for MKPGLPTTFATLDMDGSRKLIFALPGRDGNPVSAVVTCNLFVIPALRKMQGILDPRPTIIKARLSCDVKLDPRPEYHRCILTWHHQEPLPWAQSTGNQVSSRLMSMRSANGLLMLPPKTEQYVELHKGEVVDVMVIGRL